The following proteins are encoded in a genomic region of Cryptomeria japonica chromosome 11, Sugi_1.0, whole genome shotgun sequence:
- the LOC131051521 gene encoding cold-responsive protein kinase 1, whose amino-acid sequence MFSSLKCFGAMCRRDQQSQNYFSVTQGVRIFSYKDLILATRNFYPDNKIGAGGFGTVYKGVLKDGTEVAMKQLSAESEQGVHQFSTEISTISAIKHENLVMLLGCCIEEDHRILVYEYLENNSLSHALFGSNNGAINLDWQARSKICIGTARGIAYLHDEVTPRIVHRDIKASNILLDKDLNPKIADFGLAKLFPDNITHLSTRVAGTL is encoded by the exons ATGTTTTCATCTTTGAAATGTTTTGGAGCGATGTGCAGAAGGGACCAACAATCCCAAAATT ATTTCTCTGTCACTCAAGGTGTTCGTATTTTCTCCTATAAGGATCTCATACTGGCAACAAGGAATTTTTATCCAGACAACAAGATAGGTGCTGGAGGATTTGGAACTGTGTACAAG GGTGTCTTAAAGGATGGTACAGAGGTTGCAATGAAGCAGCTTTCTGCCGAATCAGAACAAGGTGTTCATCAGTTTTCAACTGAGATATCTACAATCTCTGCAATCAAACATGAAAATCTTGTCATGCTACTTGGGTGTTGCATAGAAGAAGATCACCGAATTTTGGTGTATGAATACCTGGAGAATAATAGCCTTTCACATGCCTTGTTTG GTTCCAATAATGGTGCAATAAACCTGGATTGGCAAGCAAGGTCCAAAATCTGCATCGGAACTGCACGTGGTATTGCATATCTTCATGATGAAGTTACGCCTCGTATTGTGCACCGAGATATTAAAGCTAGCAACATACTCCTTGATAAGGATCTCAATCCTAAGATTGCAGATTTTGGTCTGGCTAAACTTTTTCCAGATAATATTACACATCTCAGTACACGAGTTGCTGGAACACTGTAA